From Pseudomonas sp. LS1212, the proteins below share one genomic window:
- the bla gene encoding class A beta-lactamase, with protein sequence MTYSPSRRTLLLAAATAPLALALTACATGQAPDTSAQALFATLERTAGGRLGVSALDTASGMHIHYRADERFPLCSTFKAILAGAILAQSTRDAGLLERRVRYGQSDLVSYSPISSQHLDDGMTVAELCRATVQYSDNTSANLLMKILGGPAAVTAFTRSIGDSQLRLDRWETELNTAIPGDPRDTTTPAAMTRSLQSLAIGNALPVPQRELLQAWLRGNTTGAKRIRAGLPADWQVGDKTGTGDYGTTNDIAVLWPPARGPIVLSVYYTQPQADAKPRDDVIAAATRIAVSVLR encoded by the coding sequence ATGACCTATTCTCCAAGCCGCCGCACCTTGCTGCTGGCCGCCGCTACGGCGCCTTTGGCCCTGGCACTCACGGCCTGCGCTACCGGGCAGGCGCCCGACACCTCGGCACAAGCGCTGTTCGCAACGCTTGAACGTACTGCCGGGGGCCGCCTCGGCGTATCAGCCCTCGACACGGCCAGCGGCATGCACATTCACTATCGGGCCGATGAACGTTTTCCCTTGTGCAGCACATTCAAGGCGATCCTAGCCGGTGCGATCCTCGCGCAGAGCACCCGTGATGCCGGTTTGCTGGAGCGGCGAGTCAGGTACGGGCAGAGTGATCTCGTCAGCTACTCGCCCATCAGCTCCCAACACCTGGATGACGGCATGACGGTTGCCGAGTTGTGCCGTGCCACGGTTCAGTACAGCGACAATACCTCCGCCAACCTGCTGATGAAGATTCTCGGAGGGCCCGCCGCGGTCACCGCGTTTACGCGTTCGATCGGCGACAGCCAATTGCGCCTCGATCGCTGGGAAACAGAACTGAACACGGCCATACCCGGAGATCCGCGCGATACCACGACGCCGGCCGCCATGACCCGCAGCCTGCAATCGCTCGCCATTGGCAATGCCCTGCCGGTGCCCCAACGCGAGCTGTTGCAGGCCTGGCTACGGGGAAACACAACGGGCGCAAAGCGCATTCGTGCCGGACTGCCGGCCGACTGGCAAGTCGGCGACAAGACGGGCACCGGCGATTATGGAACGACGAACGATATCGCCGTGCTCTGGCCGCCGGCACGCGGGCCGATTGTACTGTCGGTCTATTACACGCAACCGCAGGCAGACGCGAAGCCGCGCGATGATGTGATTGCGGCGGCGACTCGAATTGCCGTGAGCGTACTGCGCTGA
- a CDS encoding MFS transporter yields MTTTEIERVDPATLRKVISAAAIGNFVEWFDFAVYGFLATTIALQFFPSDDASAALLKTFAVFAVAFAFRPLGGIFFGMLGDRIGRKKALATTILLMAGATTLIGLLPSYAAIGVMAPVLLTLIRCAQGFSAGGEYAGACAYLMEHAPRTQRAWYGSFVPVSTFSAFACAAVVAYALESSLTAEAMSSWGWRVPFLVAAPLGIVGLYLRWRLDETPAFKAVAKEDAVAHSPLRETLSTHGAAICCLGAFVSLTALSFYMFTTYFATYLQVAGGLSRASALLISVIALLFAAAMCPLAGAFSDKVGRRATVVTACVLLMVVVYPAFLMASSGSFAASVIGVLLLAVGAVLCGVVTAALLSETFPTRTRYTASAITYNLAYTIFGGTAPLMATWLITQTGSNLSPAFYLIAVSLLALAGGLALPETSKISLHGVGDAETAATGRAAGSTA; encoded by the coding sequence ATGACCACCACGGAAATCGAGCGGGTCGATCCCGCCACCTTGAGAAAAGTCATCAGCGCGGCTGCCATCGGCAACTTCGTGGAGTGGTTCGACTTTGCGGTGTATGGCTTTTTAGCCACCACCATCGCCCTGCAATTCTTCCCCAGCGACGATGCCAGCGCCGCCTTGCTGAAAACCTTCGCGGTGTTTGCCGTGGCGTTCGCATTCCGCCCCTTGGGCGGGATCTTTTTTGGCATGCTCGGCGACCGGATCGGGCGCAAGAAGGCCCTGGCCACGACCATTCTATTGATGGCCGGCGCGACGACCTTGATCGGCTTGCTGCCGAGCTACGCAGCCATTGGTGTCATGGCGCCCGTGCTCTTGACCCTGATTCGCTGCGCCCAGGGCTTTTCCGCCGGTGGCGAATACGCCGGGGCCTGCGCCTACCTGATGGAGCATGCCCCGCGCACTCAGCGCGCCTGGTATGGCAGTTTCGTCCCGGTATCGACCTTTTCCGCTTTCGCCTGTGCGGCGGTGGTGGCCTACGCGCTGGAGTCGTCGCTCACGGCCGAGGCAATGAGCAGCTGGGGTTGGCGCGTGCCGTTCCTGGTGGCCGCGCCCCTGGGCATCGTCGGCTTGTACCTGCGCTGGCGGCTGGATGAAACCCCTGCGTTCAAGGCAGTTGCCAAGGAAGACGCCGTTGCCCATTCGCCTTTGCGCGAAACCCTGAGCACCCACGGCGCGGCGATTTGCTGCCTGGGGGCGTTCGTGTCCCTGACCGCCCTGTCCTTCTATATGTTCACCACCTATTTCGCCACCTACCTTCAGGTCGCCGGCGGCTTGAGCCGGGCCAGCGCCCTGTTGATCTCGGTGATCGCCCTGCTGTTCGCCGCGGCCATGTGCCCGCTGGCGGGAGCTTTCTCGGACAAGGTCGGACGCCGCGCGACCGTGGTCACGGCGTGCGTACTGCTGATGGTGGTCGTCTACCCGGCGTTTCTGATGGCCAGCTCCGGGTCGTTCGCGGCCTCGGTCATCGGCGTGTTGCTGTTGGCCGTCGGTGCAGTGCTCTGTGGCGTGGTCACGGCGGCCCTGTTGTCCGAAACATTTCCGACCCGCACGCGTTATACCGCGTCGGCCATTACCTACAACCTGGCCTATACGATCTTCGGTGGCACGGCACCGCTGATGGCGACCTGGCTGATCACCCAGACCGGCAGCAACCTGTCGCCGGCCTTTTACCTGATCGCGGTCTCGCTGTTGGCCCTGGCCGGCGGCCTGGCCTTGCCGGAGACTTCGAAAATTTCCCTGCATGGCGTTGGCGATGCAGAAACCGCCGCCACTGGGCGCGCGGCAGGGTCTACCGCTTGA
- a CDS encoding sensor histidine kinase, with the protein MSLAFGLAKYFSDKEVTATSVQFNLLRWFSLASFLIITLVALGLGFIATRFVVNESIQRDAVLTAQFIQSMGAAEVGHHNLPGYQMGELLDPRDDIGLSAQEQRNRQAARNEFLDHITHIARQPDSLLISIYAPDDVVIWSSNPELIGQKFADDDELEESFSSKERIFAVYHEVQNDREEQQFVRRPENLFIENYIPMLNSAGKAVATVEIYKEPSDLIARTQRGYMLMWLATSLGGALIYLGLYLIVRRAAALLVSQQKQLIENETFVALGEMSAAVAHSLRNPLATIRSSAELAQELANPPVQKNISDIIGQVDRMSKWVRDLLQASSPHEGANEEVDPLEAILETLHAFEPQIRKANVLVEFTATAAPPVFGQRILLSQVLNSLVSNALEAMAQGGRLRIDIQPNARRTRLHITLHDTGKGMTENQQQMLFKPFCTSKQGGLGVGLVMVKRIMERFGGQISLTSRENEGTQVRLTFRIAKGR; encoded by the coding sequence ATGAGCCTTGCATTCGGTTTGGCCAAGTACTTTTCGGACAAGGAAGTCACCGCAACCTCAGTGCAGTTCAATCTGCTGCGATGGTTCTCCTTGGCCAGTTTCCTGATCATCACGCTCGTGGCCCTTGGCCTGGGCTTCATCGCCACCCGCTTTGTGGTCAACGAAAGCATCCAGCGCGACGCGGTGCTGACGGCGCAATTCATTCAGTCCATGGGCGCAGCCGAAGTAGGTCATCACAACCTGCCTGGTTACCAGATGGGGGAGTTGCTCGACCCACGCGACGACATCGGGCTTTCTGCCCAGGAACAGCGCAACCGGCAAGCCGCGCGCAATGAATTTCTCGATCACATCACCCATATTGCCCGGCAGCCCGACTCGCTGTTGATCAGTATCTATGCGCCTGACGACGTCGTTATCTGGTCAAGCAATCCCGAATTGATCGGCCAGAAGTTTGCCGATGACGATGAGCTCGAAGAATCCTTCTCCAGCAAGGAGCGAATCTTTGCCGTCTATCATGAGGTGCAAAATGACCGTGAAGAGCAACAGTTTGTGCGCAGGCCAGAGAATCTCTTTATCGAGAATTACATTCCGATGCTCAATTCGGCCGGCAAGGCCGTGGCGACTGTCGAAATCTACAAGGAACCGTCCGACCTGATTGCCAGGACCCAGCGCGGTTATATGCTGATGTGGCTGGCCACCTCCCTCGGCGGCGCATTGATCTACCTGGGGCTTTACTTGATCGTTCGGCGCGCCGCCGCTCTGCTGGTTTCACAGCAAAAGCAGTTGATCGAGAACGAAACCTTCGTCGCGTTGGGCGAGATGTCCGCCGCGGTGGCCCATAGCCTGCGCAACCCCTTGGCCACGATACGCTCGAGTGCCGAGCTGGCCCAGGAGCTCGCCAATCCTCCTGTGCAGAAGAACATCAGCGACATCATTGGCCAGGTCGATCGCATGTCCAAGTGGGTGCGCGACCTGCTGCAGGCCTCCAGCCCCCATGAGGGAGCGAACGAGGAAGTCGACCCGCTGGAGGCGATTCTCGAAACCCTGCACGCCTTTGAACCGCAGATTCGCAAAGCCAACGTCCTGGTCGAATTCACGGCAACCGCCGCGCCCCCCGTGTTCGGTCAACGCATCCTGCTTTCACAGGTCCTGAACAGCCTGGTTTCCAATGCGCTCGAGGCCATGGCGCAAGGCGGTCGGTTGCGCATCGATATCCAACCCAATGCTCGCAGGACCCGGCTGCATATCACCCTGCACGACACTGGCAAGGGCATGACGGAAAACCAGCAACAAATGTTGTTCAAGCCGTTTTGCACCAGTAAACAGGGCGGGCTTGGCGTCGGGCTGGTCATGGTGAAACGAATCATGGAGCGTTTCGGCGGGCAGATCAGCCTGACCAGTCGTGAAAATGAGGGGACCCAGGTGCGATTGACGTTCCGCATTGCCAAGGGTCGATAG
- a CDS encoding xanthine dehydrogenase family protein molybdopterin-binding subunit, which translates to MSNRDISRRSFLQGGLVAGVSVTLAPLGSRAFAALMENSVTVPAEQWLGNNGQARFRNDALSKVCGNKVFARDIRARDMPGWPQQQGHAMLLKTIRADRLYEGYDLSWLGAELQPDRIVTAEDLQKDGIVFPEEHAPDPLLPTGKVPMFIGHPVAILIWNDFERYRQAKTRLQFNDKAIRYGAKVPYYEGEPYGSFRYVRVGGPTSADEDEFASLKDSILFPMIRERRPVWNSQPDLHGNLTERGLFYAERMKQQLETPPEDWLVFDERYKTPSIEPAALEPDNGNGWYDPATRSLHFVVATQCPVEAATETAKMIAPSRFGLAKLNMHPGYTVGYGSKDHNIFVYYAALAALYGAGVPVRLANDRYEQFQSGIKRHPFDIRYQLAVDKKDHSFKIFRAEMSVDGGGRINYSPSVAAVGATAAQSIYYMPQNDLQVTAYHSRGVEAGSMRGYGTLQTMASTEMMVDEIAGRLGIDPIDLRKKNVLLSGMKNTQGAVPAGALRLNEILEKAGAHDVWKNRDARKQQFDAQDPDNWYGVGFAICQKDFGTGSEAPMASVEFTADGHITLRHIGIEIGTGMSTSQALVVADFLGNPANEVTTGVTEWNELQLTSSGNPYLMSQAEQDAVLRNPRWVGKIASASSATNSSYYFSHATREAARVLFNHGLWPAALGIWRQGPYGGQANPYVVRREDAHWVDGKLTANGMEPLPFAVLAKRAHERGLVTGASVHGFNRWSWAESEFSIDGVRERLPLDGLAVKYGDGAPNVKKAQMSSAGFHLLDRQTVTYPDTQLNNAAVTYYSPVATLVELKVNKGSGEVQVLNHHSWVECGRVLVPELVKGQIEGGVAMGIGHALLEEMPLYEGGPGEGDWNFNRYRLPLAKDVAVWKQTSEILPPLSPSDPSKGIAEVVMIPVVGAIGNAVAHAIGKRIRDLPVTPARIKEALNG; encoded by the coding sequence ATGTCCAACCGTGATATTTCCCGTCGCTCCTTTCTTCAGGGCGGGCTGGTCGCAGGCGTCAGCGTGACGCTGGCCCCGCTCGGCAGCCGGGCTTTCGCAGCCTTGATGGAAAACAGCGTGACCGTGCCCGCCGAGCAGTGGCTGGGCAACAATGGCCAGGCGCGCTTTCGTAACGACGCCTTGTCCAAGGTCTGTGGCAACAAGGTGTTTGCCCGCGACATCCGCGCCAGGGACATGCCCGGCTGGCCGCAGCAACAGGGCCACGCCATGTTGCTGAAAACCATTCGCGCCGACCGCCTCTACGAGGGCTACGATCTGTCCTGGCTGGGCGCCGAGCTGCAACCCGATCGCATCGTCACCGCCGAAGATCTGCAAAAGGACGGCATCGTCTTCCCCGAAGAGCACGCGCCCGACCCGCTGCTGCCGACCGGAAAGGTGCCGATGTTCATCGGCCACCCGGTGGCGATCCTGATCTGGAACGATTTCGAGCGTTACCGCCAGGCCAAGACCAGGCTCCAGTTCAACGACAAGGCCATCCGCTACGGTGCCAAGGTGCCCTACTACGAGGGTGAGCCCTATGGCAGCTTCCGCTATGTGCGTGTCGGCGGTCCGACCTCGGCAGACGAAGACGAGTTCGCCAGCCTCAAGGATTCGATCCTGTTCCCGATGATCCGTGAGCGCCGCCCGGTCTGGAACTCGCAGCCCGACCTGCATGGCAACCTGACCGAGCGCGGGCTGTTTTACGCCGAGCGCATGAAGCAGCAACTGGAAACACCACCCGAAGACTGGCTGGTGTTCGATGAACGCTATAAAACGCCCTCCATCGAGCCGGCCGCTCTGGAGCCGGACAACGGTAACGGCTGGTACGACCCGGCGACCAGGTCATTGCACTTCGTCGTGGCTACCCAGTGCCCGGTGGAGGCCGCCACCGAAACGGCGAAGATGATCGCGCCGTCGCGTTTCGGCCTGGCAAAACTCAACATGCACCCCGGCTACACGGTCGGCTACGGCTCCAAGGACCACAACATCTTTGTCTACTACGCCGCCCTGGCGGCGTTGTATGGCGCAGGTGTCCCTGTGCGCCTGGCCAATGACCGTTATGAACAGTTCCAAAGCGGCATCAAGCGCCACCCCTTCGATATCCGCTACCAACTGGCCGTGGACAAGAAGGATCACAGCTTCAAGATCTTCCGCGCCGAGATGAGTGTCGACGGTGGCGGCCGGATCAACTACAGCCCGTCGGTGGCGGCGGTCGGCGCCACAGCGGCGCAGTCGATCTATTACATGCCGCAGAACGATCTACAGGTCACCGCTTACCATTCACGCGGCGTCGAAGCGGGCTCCATGCGCGGTTACGGCACCCTGCAGACCATGGCCTCCACCGAGATGATGGTGGATGAAATTGCCGGTCGCCTGGGCATCGACCCGATCGATCTGCGCAAGAAGAACGTTTTGCTCTCGGGCATGAAGAACACCCAGGGTGCAGTGCCTGCAGGCGCCCTGCGGCTGAACGAGATCCTCGAGAAGGCGGGCGCCCACGACGTTTGGAAAAACCGCGACGCGCGCAAGCAGCAATTCGATGCGCAGGATCCGGACAACTGGTACGGCGTTGGTTTTGCGATCTGCCAGAAAGACTTCGGCACCGGCTCCGAAGCGCCGATGGCCAGCGTCGAGTTCACCGCCGACGGCCATATCACCCTGCGCCACATTGGTATCGAGATCGGTACCGGCATGTCCACCTCCCAGGCCCTGGTGGTTGCCGATTTCCTCGGCAACCCGGCCAATGAAGTGACAACCGGCGTCACCGAGTGGAACGAGCTGCAACTGACCAGCAGCGGCAACCCTTACCTCATGAGCCAGGCCGAGCAGGATGCAGTGCTGCGCAATCCGCGCTGGGTCGGCAAGATCGCTTCGGCATCGTCGGCGACCAACTCGTCGTACTACTTCAGCCACGCTACCCGAGAAGCTGCGCGTGTGCTGTTCAACCACGGCTTGTGGCCGGCGGCCCTGGGAATCTGGCGGCAAGGCCCTTACGGTGGCCAGGCCAACCCCTATGTGGTGCGCCGCGAAGATGCCCACTGGGTCGATGGCAAGCTCACGGCCAATGGCATGGAGCCGCTGCCGTTTGCCGTGCTGGCCAAGCGCGCCCATGAACGCGGTCTGGTGACCGGCGCCAGCGTGCACGGTTTCAACCGCTGGAGCTGGGCCGAGTCCGAGTTCAGTATCGATGGCGTGCGTGAGCGTCTGCCGCTCGATGGCCTGGCGGTCAAGTATGGCGACGGCGCACCGAACGTGAAAAAGGCGCAAATGAGCAGCGCCGGCTTCCATCTGCTTGATCGGCAAACCGTGACCTATCCGGACACGCAGTTGAACAACGCGGCGGTGACCTACTACAGCCCCGTGGCAACGTTGGTCGAGTTGAAGGTGAACAAGGGATCGGGCGAGGTGCAAGTACTCAACCATCACAGCTGGGTCGAGTGTGGCCGGGTGCTGGTGCCTGAGTTGGTCAAGGGCCAGATCGAGGGTGGTGTCGCCATGGGCATCGGCCATGCGCTGCTCGAAGAAATGCCGCTGTATGAAGGCGGCCCGGGGGAAGGCGACTGGAACTTCAACCGTTACCGGTTGCCGCTCGCCAAGGATGTTGCGGTCTGGAAGCAGACGTCGGAGATCCTGCCGCCGCTGTCGCCCAGCGATCCGTCCAAGGGCATCGCCGAGGTGGTGATGATCCCGGTGGTCGGCGCCATCGGCAACGCCGTGGCCCACGCCATCGGCAAGCGAATTCGCGACCTGCCTGTCACCCCCGCGCGCATCAAGGAGGCCCTCAATGGCTAA
- a CDS encoding (2Fe-2S)-binding protein, with protein sequence MANRPLQLTLNGQSVGPVEVPDDLSMIDYLHEYRNLTGSRLGCGQGICHACVVIVDNPDGTSEQVRTCITGAHYFEGKKVRTIEGHAKVDESGKVTELNPIQQKFVDQFSFQCSYCAPGFVNAATVLVEKLQRQPISKSQMEQVIEESLGHHICRCTGYVRYYTATRDVLLDLGLVKEG encoded by the coding sequence ATGGCTAATCGTCCGCTGCAACTGACCCTCAACGGTCAATCCGTCGGTCCAGTGGAGGTCCCCGATGATCTGTCGATGATCGATTACCTCCACGAGTACCGCAACCTCACCGGCTCGCGCCTGGGCTGCGGCCAGGGTATCTGCCATGCCTGCGTGGTGATCGTCGACAACCCCGACGGCACCAGCGAGCAAGTGCGCACCTGCATCACCGGCGCGCACTACTTCGAAGGCAAGAAAGTGCGCACGATCGAAGGCCACGCCAAGGTTGACGAGAGCGGCAAGGTCACCGAACTCAACCCGATCCAGCAGAAGTTCGTCGACCAGTTCAGCTTCCAGTGCAGCTACTGTGCGCCTGGTTTCGTCAATGCGGCCACGGTGCTGGTGGAAAAGCTCCAGCGCCAGCCGATCAGCAAAAGCCAGATGGAACAGGTGATCGAGGAGAGTCTTGGTCACCATATCTGCCGCTGCACCGGCTACGTGCGCTATTACACGGCCACGCGTGATGTGTTGCTCGATCTCGGCCTGGTCAAGGAGGGTTGA
- a CDS encoding cytochrome c: MKRLISRLAVAVGLAVPALLAQAADQQQIERGEYLARAADCMACHTAQGGAPYAGGLPIVSPFGTIYGTNITPDKEHGIGLYSGDEFFAALTRGKRRDGANLYPAMPYTSYHLMPREDADAIHAYLQTVEPINRAAPVTSLSFPFNVRLGLTGWNMLYGKSVQLAPADGKSEAWKRGQYMVDVLGHCGECHTPRGLPGAPQQDKRMTGGILNGYLAPSLLADDLAARGWTHQDLSSFLKHGMSAQGTMFNEMFPVFHNSTQRLNDQDLAAMATFLLGDQPPQARVLVEVPVDKLSVSAQRGRQQYLNVCAGCHGAGGEGKPHIAVAMQGNTTLRLEDPRNLLRVIEDGIGEQKFAGFERMQPMPGFADKLSNEQLADLLNYLRQAWGGQPTELAVSQVEQLKAEAPAGHEAR, from the coding sequence ATGAAGCGACTCATTTCCCGCCTTGCCGTGGCGGTCGGGCTGGCTGTGCCTGCGTTGTTGGCCCAGGCAGCAGATCAACAGCAGATCGAGCGAGGTGAATACCTCGCCCGCGCGGCGGACTGCATGGCCTGCCATACGGCACAAGGTGGCGCGCCCTATGCGGGCGGGCTGCCGATCGTCTCGCCGTTCGGAACCATCTACGGCACCAACATCACCCCCGACAAGGAGCACGGCATTGGCCTGTACAGCGGTGACGAGTTCTTCGCCGCGTTGACCCGGGGCAAACGTCGCGATGGCGCCAACCTGTACCCCGCGATGCCCTACACCTCCTATCACTTGATGCCCCGTGAGGATGCCGACGCCATCCATGCCTACCTGCAGACGGTGGAGCCGATCAACCGTGCCGCGCCCGTCACCAGCCTGAGCTTTCCGTTCAACGTGCGCCTGGGGCTCACCGGCTGGAACATGCTCTACGGCAAAAGCGTGCAACTGGCACCGGCCGATGGCAAGAGCGAAGCCTGGAAGCGCGGCCAGTACATGGTCGATGTGCTCGGTCACTGTGGCGAATGCCATACCCCACGCGGCTTGCCCGGCGCGCCGCAGCAGGACAAGCGAATGACCGGTGGGATACTCAATGGCTACCTGGCGCCGAGCCTGCTGGCCGATGATCTGGCCGCGCGCGGCTGGACCCACCAGGACCTGAGTTCGTTTCTCAAGCACGGCATGAGCGCCCAGGGCACCATGTTCAACGAAATGTTCCCGGTGTTCCATAACAGCACCCAGCGGCTCAACGACCAGGACCTGGCCGCCATGGCGACCTTCCTGCTGGGCGATCAACCGCCGCAGGCAAGGGTCCTGGTCGAGGTGCCGGTGGACAAGCTCAGCGTCAGTGCCCAGCGTGGTCGCCAGCAATACCTGAATGTGTGCGCCGGTTGCCATGGTGCTGGCGGCGAAGGCAAACCGCATATCGCCGTGGCCATGCAAGGCAATACCACCTTGCGTCTGGAAGACCCGCGCAATCTGTTGCGGGTGATCGAGGACGGCATCGGCGAGCAGAAGTTCGCCGGGTTCGAACGCATGCAACCGATGCCGGGCTTTGCCGACAAGCTCAGCAACGAGCAACTGGCCGACCTGCTCAACTACCTGCGCCAGGCTTGGGGCGGTCAACCGACCGAGCTTGCCGTCAGCCAGGTGGAGCAATTGAAAGCCGAGGCTCCCGCCGGGCACGAGGCGCGATGA
- a CDS encoding XdhC family protein: MQHLDLQVVRRALAWSGAGQCVWLCTVLCTYGSAPRAPGSLLAVNDSGQWIGSLSGGCVEDDFLARVAEGAFADAVTVVRYGDGDDPRSQVRLPCGGLLDVLVEKLLPDCEVQAHLRELESALLGQRRLIREVDLASGARRLVADREHGPRVERGPDRVHLRIGAAQRLLLAGYSSVAQACAEFAVGLGFEVILCDPRDEALEGVILDNVEIRRELPSVFIAQGGCHSDTAVVALTHDPRIDDLAMMEAVRTDAFYIGVMGSLQTSKKRFERLRRIGSLSEPELARIHAPIGLNLGSKTPAEIALAVLADILRVRSGIARDQL; the protein is encoded by the coding sequence ATGCAGCATCTCGACCTGCAAGTGGTACGGCGGGCGCTGGCCTGGTCCGGCGCCGGCCAGTGTGTCTGGCTCTGTACGGTGCTCTGTACCTATGGTTCGGCGCCTCGTGCGCCGGGCTCGTTGTTGGCGGTGAATGATTCCGGCCAATGGATCGGTTCGTTGTCCGGCGGTTGCGTCGAAGACGACTTCCTCGCACGGGTGGCCGAGGGCGCGTTTGCCGATGCTGTCACCGTGGTGCGCTACGGCGATGGCGACGACCCGCGCTCGCAAGTACGCTTGCCCTGCGGCGGTCTGCTTGATGTGCTGGTTGAAAAGCTTTTACCCGATTGCGAGGTACAAGCGCACCTGCGCGAACTGGAATCCGCCCTGTTGGGTCAGCGCCGGCTGATCCGCGAGGTGGATCTGGCCAGCGGCGCCCGCCGTCTGGTCGCCGACCGCGAACACGGGCCGCGCGTAGAACGCGGGCCGGATCGCGTGCACCTGCGCATCGGTGCCGCCCAGCGTCTGCTGCTCGCCGGCTACTCCAGCGTGGCACAGGCCTGCGCGGAATTCGCGGTGGGCCTGGGTTTCGAGGTGATCCTCTGCGACCCGCGTGACGAAGCGCTCGAAGGCGTAATACTGGACAACGTGGAGATTCGTCGCGAACTGCCGTCGGTGTTCATTGCCCAAGGGGGTTGTCATAGCGATACGGCAGTCGTGGCGCTGACCCACGACCCGCGTATCGATGACCTGGCGATGATGGAAGCGGTGCGCACCGATGCCTTCTATATCGGGGTAATGGGGTCGCTGCAGACATCGAAAAAGCGTTTTGAGCGATTGCGCCGCATCGGCAGTTTGAGCGAGCCGGAACTGGCCCGCATCCATGCACCGATCGGCCTCAACCTGGGCAGCAAGACGCCGGCGGAGATCGCCCTGGCGGTGTTGGCCGATATTTTGCGCGTTCGCAGTGGTATTGCACGCGATCAGCTATGA
- a CDS encoding metalloregulator ArsR/SmtB family transcription factor has translation MLQGMGQTQQQLLSALLYQSAGMSIDDLAAVLAVTRTAVRQHLAALERDGLVVRGQTRPTGRRPEQLYQLTLRGKELFPRQYQLLADLLIDEVAKILGHDGLTALMRSLGRKLAAGLEQQTIDEEKIVSHMNHAGYEAEVFFRSGGEREIVAHNCVFHHLAQAHPQVCELDLALIGALGHGDVEHRECMLRGGQVCRFHLTATPSSADEKPLAQEKDKSA, from the coding sequence ATGCTTCAAGGCATGGGCCAGACCCAGCAGCAATTGTTGAGCGCGCTACTCTATCAGTCGGCGGGCATGAGTATTGATGACCTGGCCGCTGTCCTGGCAGTCACCCGTACCGCTGTGCGCCAGCATCTGGCCGCACTGGAGCGCGATGGCCTGGTCGTGCGCGGCCAGACCCGCCCCACCGGTCGCCGCCCCGAACAGCTCTACCAACTGACGCTTCGCGGCAAAGAGTTGTTTCCCCGGCAGTACCAGCTGTTGGCTGACCTGTTGATCGATGAGGTGGCGAAGATCCTCGGCCACGACGGCCTGACTGCCCTGATGCGCAGCCTGGGGCGCAAGCTGGCGGCCGGCCTGGAACAGCAGACGATCGATGAAGAGAAGATTGTCAGTCATATGAACCATGCAGGCTACGAGGCCGAAGTATTCTTCCGCTCTGGCGGCGAGCGGGAGATAGTGGCGCACAACTGCGTCTTTCATCACCTGGCCCAGGCCCATCCGCAAGTCTGCGAACTGGACCTTGCCCTGATCGGCGCCCTGGGGCACGGCGATGTCGAGCATCGGGAGTGTATGTTGCGTGGCGGCCAGGTCTGTCGCTTTCACCTCACGGCAACGCCGTCCTCGGCCGATGAAAAACCATTGGCGCAAGAAAAGGATAAGTCCGCATAA
- a CDS encoding YciI family protein — protein MRCMVIVKATQNSEAGVMPSEALLTAMGKYNEELLQAGVLLAGEGLHPSAKGARVRFSGPTRSVSHGPFSPAEQLVAGFWLFQVDSLEQAIDWVKRCPNPFEEECEIEIRPVFEAEDFGAELTPELREQEDRMRAALEARKQ, from the coding sequence ATGCGCTGCATGGTAATAGTCAAGGCCACTCAGAATTCCGAAGCCGGCGTAATGCCCAGCGAAGCGTTATTGACCGCCATGGGCAAGTACAACGAAGAACTTCTGCAGGCTGGGGTTTTGCTTGCAGGCGAAGGGTTGCACCCTAGCGCCAAGGGTGCCCGTGTGCGCTTTTCCGGCCCGACCCGCAGCGTGAGTCATGGGCCGTTCTCCCCGGCGGAACAACTCGTCGCCGGATTCTGGCTTTTCCAGGTGGATTCGCTGGAACAGGCGATCGATTGGGTCAAACGTTGCCCAAACCCTTTTGAAGAGGAATGCGAGATCGAAATCCGCCCGGTATTCGAGGCCGAGGATTTCGGTGCCGAGTTGACGCCCGAACTGCGTGAACAAGAGGACCGGATGCGGGCAGCACTCGAAGCCAGGAAGCAGTAA
- a CDS encoding VOC family protein, translating into MQINPYLIFNGDCEAAFKFYEQCLRGKIEAMMRFGETPAGDHVPKDCHDKIIHTRLEVGDQVLMGSDTTPAHPYKGISGCSVSLNVDSIAEAERVFAALADKGSVQMPLEKTFWAARFGMLTDRFGVPWMVNCEKDQ; encoded by the coding sequence ATGCAAATCAATCCCTATCTGATCTTCAACGGCGATTGCGAGGCGGCCTTCAAGTTCTACGAACAATGCTTGCGAGGCAAAATCGAAGCCATGATGCGCTTCGGTGAAACGCCTGCGGGCGACCACGTTCCGAAAGACTGCCACGACAAGATCATCCACACCCGTCTGGAGGTCGGCGATCAAGTCCTCATGGGCTCGGACACCACGCCAGCGCACCCCTACAAGGGCATCAGCGGCTGCTCGGTGTCCCTGAATGTCGACAGCATCGCCGAGGCAGAGCGAGTCTTCGCGGCGCTGGCGGACAAGGGCTCCGTTCAGATGCCACTGGAGAAAACTTTCTGGGCCGCGCGCTTCGGCATGTTGACCGACCGGTTCGGTGTGCCGTGGATGGTCAACTGCGAAAAAGACCAGTGA